A stretch of Aedes aegypti strain LVP_AGWG chromosome 2, AaegL5.0 Primary Assembly, whole genome shotgun sequence DNA encodes these proteins:
- the LOC5564231 gene encoding microtubule-associated protein RP/EB family member 1 isoform X3 translates to MAVNVYSTNVTTDNLSRHDMLSWVNDCLRSQFTKIEELCTGAAYCQYMDMLFPGSVPMKRIKFRTNLEHEYIQNFKILQAAFKKMNVDKIIPIDKLIKGRFQDNFEFLQWFKKFFDANYDGREYDAYLARDNLPMGMGGAGAPKGNGVAVAAASVPRRAPLVSSTSRDKIKPMSKVTPSRPMAQTVSRPAGGLGSTANASKSSSQNSVTNQQVEELTTQVMDMRLHLEGLEKERDFYFSKLRDIEILCQEDEQNETPNSLIQRILNILYATEDGFAPPDDVPPEEEEY, encoded by the exons atggcCGTGAACGTGTACTCGACGAACGTAACGACAGACAACCTGTCGCGGCATGATATGCTCTCGTGGGTCAACGACTGCCTCCGGTCGCAGTTCACGAAAATCGAAGAACTATGTACGGGTGCCGCTTACTGCCAGTATATGGACATGCTCTTTCCGGGCTCAGTGCCAATGAAACGCATAAAGTTTCGTACGAACCTAGAACACGAATACATTCAGAACTTCAAAATCCTGCAGGCGGCTTTCAAGAAGATGAATGTTGATAAG atTATCCCAATCGATAAACTAATCAAAGGTCGTTTCCAagataattttgagtttttgcaatggttcaaaaaattcttcgaCGCGAATTACGACGGTAGAGAATACGACGCTTATCTGGCACGGGATAACCTACCGATGGGTATGGGTGGCGCCGGTGCGCCGAAAGGCAATGGGGTGGCAGTGGCGGCAGCTTCTGTACCTCGCCGGGCACCACTAGTGTCATCCACGTCACGAGATAAAATTAAGCCGA TGTCCAAAGTCACACCCAGTAGACCGATGGCGCAAACGGTCAGCAGACCGGCGGGTGGATTGGGCTCAACGGCGAACGCCAGTAAATCCTCCTCGCAGAACAGCGTGACGAATCAGCAGGTTGAAGAGCTAACGACGCAAGTCATGGACATGCGGTTACACTTGGAGGGACTCGAGAAGGAGCGCGACTTCTATTTCAGCAAGCTGAGAGACATCGAAATTCT CTGCCAAGAAGACGAACAAAATGAGACCCCCAACTCGCTGATCCAAAGAATCCTTAACATTCTGTATGCAACGGAG GATGGTTTCGCCCCTCCGGATGATGTTCCGCCAGAGGAGGAGGAATATTAA
- the LOC5564231 gene encoding microtubule-associated protein RP/EB family member 1 isoform X4 yields the protein MAVNVYSTNVTTDNLSRHDMLSWVNDCLRSQFTKIEELCTGAAYCQYMDMLFPGSVPMKRIKFRTNLEHEYIQNFKILQAAFKKMNVDKIIPIDKLIKGRFQDNFEFLQWFKKFFDANYDGREYDAYLARDNLPMGMGGAGAPKGNGVAVAAASVPRRAPLVSSTSRDKIKPITPSRPMAQTVSRPAGGLGSTANASKSSSQNSVTNQQVEELTTQVMDMRLHLEGLEKERDFYFSKLRDIEILCQEDEQNETPNSLIQRILNILYATEDGFAPPDDVPPEEEEY from the exons atggcCGTGAACGTGTACTCGACGAACGTAACGACAGACAACCTGTCGCGGCATGATATGCTCTCGTGGGTCAACGACTGCCTCCGGTCGCAGTTCACGAAAATCGAAGAACTATGTACGGGTGCCGCTTACTGCCAGTATATGGACATGCTCTTTCCGGGCTCAGTGCCAATGAAACGCATAAAGTTTCGTACGAACCTAGAACACGAATACATTCAGAACTTCAAAATCCTGCAGGCGGCTTTCAAGAAGATGAATGTTGATAAG atTATCCCAATCGATAAACTAATCAAAGGTCGTTTCCAagataattttgagtttttgcaatggttcaaaaaattcttcgaCGCGAATTACGACGGTAGAGAATACGACGCTTATCTGGCACGGGATAACCTACCGATGGGTATGGGTGGCGCCGGTGCGCCGAAAGGCAATGGGGTGGCAGTGGCGGCAGCTTCTGTACCTCGCCGGGCACCACTAGTGTCATCCACGTCACGAGATAAAATTAAGCCGA TCACACCCAGTAGACCGATGGCGCAAACGGTCAGCAGACCGGCGGGTGGATTGGGCTCAACGGCGAACGCCAGTAAATCCTCCTCGCAGAACAGCGTGACGAATCAGCAGGTTGAAGAGCTAACGACGCAAGTCATGGACATGCGGTTACACTTGGAGGGACTCGAGAAGGAGCGCGACTTCTATTTCAGCAAGCTGAGAGACATCGAAATTCT CTGCCAAGAAGACGAACAAAATGAGACCCCCAACTCGCTGATCCAAAGAATCCTTAACATTCTGTATGCAACGGAG GATGGTTTCGCCCCTCCGGATGATGTTCCGCCAGAGGAGGAGGAATATTAA
- the LOC5564231 gene encoding microtubule-associated protein RP/EB family member 1 isoform X1: protein MAVNVYSTNVTTDNLSRHDMLSWVNDCLRSQFTKIEELCTGAAYCQYMDMLFPGSVPMKRIKFRTNLEHEYIQNFKILQAAFKKMNVDKVIPVDKLIKGRFQDNFEFLQWFKKFFDANYDGREYDALEARFGIQLGSGAIQNELGVGELPKRHIQAPKSQKYPAQQPHVTSTVSKVTPSRPMAQTVSRPAGGLGSTANASKSSSQNSVTNQQVEELTTQVMDMRLHLEGLEKERDFYFSKLRDIEILCQEDEQNETPNSLIQRILNILYATEDGFAPPDDVPPEEEEY from the exons atggcCGTGAACGTGTACTCGACGAACGTAACGACAGACAACCTGTCGCGGCATGATATGCTCTCGTGGGTCAACGACTGCCTCCGGTCGCAGTTCACGAAAATCGAAGAACTATGTACGGGTGCCGCTTACTGCCAGTATATGGACATGCTCTTTCCGGGCTCAGTGCCAATGAAACGCATAAAGTTTCGTACGAACCTAGAACACGAATACATTCAGAACTTCAAAATCCTGCAGGCGGCTTTCAAGAAGATGAATGTTGATAAG GTCATTCCAGTGGACAAACTAATAAAGGGTCGCTTTCAAGATAACTTTGAGTTTTTGCAATGGTTCAAGAAGTTCTTTGATGCTAACTATGACGGTCGAGAGTACGACGCGTTGGAGGCTCGGTTCGGAATCCAGCTCGGATCGGGTGCCATCCAAAATGAACTTGGCGTAGGCGAGCTGCCGAAACGACACATTCAGGCTCCAAAATCGCAGAAATATCCCGCTCAACAACCACACGTCACTTCCACTG TGTCCAAAGTCACACCCAGTAGACCGATGGCGCAAACGGTCAGCAGACCGGCGGGTGGATTGGGCTCAACGGCGAACGCCAGTAAATCCTCCTCGCAGAACAGCGTGACGAATCAGCAGGTTGAAGAGCTAACGACGCAAGTCATGGACATGCGGTTACACTTGGAGGGACTCGAGAAGGAGCGCGACTTCTATTTCAGCAAGCTGAGAGACATCGAAATTCT CTGCCAAGAAGACGAACAAAATGAGACCCCCAACTCGCTGATCCAAAGAATCCTTAACATTCTGTATGCAACGGAG GATGGTTTCGCCCCTCCGGATGATGTTCCGCCAGAGGAGGAGGAATATTAA
- the LOC5564231 gene encoding microtubule-associated protein RP/EB family member 1 isoform X2, translated as MAVNVYSTNVTTDNLSRHDMLSWVNDCLRSQFTKIEELCTGAAYCQYMDMLFPGSVPMKRIKFRTNLEHEYIQNFKILQAAFKKMNVDKVIPVDKLIKGRFQDNFEFLQWFKKFFDANYDGREYDALEARFGIQLGSGAIQNELGVGELPKRHIQAPKSQKYPAQQPHVTSTVTPSRPMAQTVSRPAGGLGSTANASKSSSQNSVTNQQVEELTTQVMDMRLHLEGLEKERDFYFSKLRDIEILCQEDEQNETPNSLIQRILNILYATEDGFAPPDDVPPEEEEY; from the exons atggcCGTGAACGTGTACTCGACGAACGTAACGACAGACAACCTGTCGCGGCATGATATGCTCTCGTGGGTCAACGACTGCCTCCGGTCGCAGTTCACGAAAATCGAAGAACTATGTACGGGTGCCGCTTACTGCCAGTATATGGACATGCTCTTTCCGGGCTCAGTGCCAATGAAACGCATAAAGTTTCGTACGAACCTAGAACACGAATACATTCAGAACTTCAAAATCCTGCAGGCGGCTTTCAAGAAGATGAATGTTGATAAG GTCATTCCAGTGGACAAACTAATAAAGGGTCGCTTTCAAGATAACTTTGAGTTTTTGCAATGGTTCAAGAAGTTCTTTGATGCTAACTATGACGGTCGAGAGTACGACGCGTTGGAGGCTCGGTTCGGAATCCAGCTCGGATCGGGTGCCATCCAAAATGAACTTGGCGTAGGCGAGCTGCCGAAACGACACATTCAGGCTCCAAAATCGCAGAAATATCCCGCTCAACAACCACACGTCACTTCCACTG TCACACCCAGTAGACCGATGGCGCAAACGGTCAGCAGACCGGCGGGTGGATTGGGCTCAACGGCGAACGCCAGTAAATCCTCCTCGCAGAACAGCGTGACGAATCAGCAGGTTGAAGAGCTAACGACGCAAGTCATGGACATGCGGTTACACTTGGAGGGACTCGAGAAGGAGCGCGACTTCTATTTCAGCAAGCTGAGAGACATCGAAATTCT CTGCCAAGAAGACGAACAAAATGAGACCCCCAACTCGCTGATCCAAAGAATCCTTAACATTCTGTATGCAACGGAG GATGGTTTCGCCCCTCCGGATGATGTTCCGCCAGAGGAGGAGGAATATTAA